In Theileria equi strain WA chromosome 3, complete sequence, the genomic window TGTGGAGTTTGACGATATTTCTTCATGTACAACATTTCTGAACAAATCAAAGTTTCAGTGTGTTCCAATGCCACTTGATATTTATAACGCATTAAAGGCATGTAAATATTACAGGGAAGGTGTAATTTACgaagatgttgtaaagTTGATATGCAAGCTATTCTCCGTTCCATATCACTCAAACAAGTTGAAATCTGGATTATCTGCTGATCTTTCTGACGAATTTCTCATGGAGATtgaatttgaaaaggtacAGGGTGAGATgatcaaaaatggagatttcGCAATCGCAGCAAAACTATTCCCGTGGTTTAATATATCGCTCTTGTCACTAGCTGGAAATTACAAGAGAACTTTTGTAAAAACTATGGATTCTGATATGCACAAAAATCTGGCATTCGTCTCTGTAGACAATTCACCTGCTAGATCAATGGATAAGAGAAATGACATCAAGTCTCCCTCCAAACACACTACCAGAGATGATTCCTCcaaaaagaggaaaaagGATGAGGATTTTTCACACAAAAAAGGcaaggaggaagaatctctCAAGAGAAGggaggaaaagaaaaagagcGCAGACGAAGGCTCCTCCTCCAAGAAAAAGGTTAAACGGTCGGAAGTTGAGGATAAAAAGAAAATTAAAGATAGGCACAGCGAACATTCTAAACGTTCTGAATCCAAGGACAGATATAGAGATGATTCAAGAGATAAACATCGTTCTTCTAGCTCCAAAGATGTCTATCCAGACTCTAGAGAGAAACACTACGGAGAAGATAAGAGGGACATGGATAGACTCAAAGATAAAAAATATAGGAAGGATTTAGAGTCAAGGAGTAGACGGTCAGAATCTTCAAAGGACGGAAAGTCCTCAAGGAGCGACAAGAAATCCTCTGGCAGTACTGATAAGGTAAAGAGAGCACGTTCCAAAGAACGCCCGAGCAAAAGAAAGGAGGATAAGGACAGGAATGTGaaggaaaatgaagaaaaggtcCCGTTTAAGGATTCTAAAAAAGATGAGAAAAAGGAGCCCAGGAAGGAGGAACGTCAAAAGGATATCAAACTCAACAAGGACTTCAAGTCTCCATTTGCAGATGTCATTAGACATAGCAGAGATTCTGAAATGAAAACCGATTCCACGCCAAAAGATAATGTGGAAAAGGACAGAAGGGACGTAAATAATAAAAAGTCTGGCGAAAATGTAACAGATTGTAAACAAATTACAATTAAAAACTCGTTGGATGAACCCAAAAAACTCTTGCATCCAGATCTCTCCAAGGACCTTGATAGCATTAGAGAATCCAAAGTCAGACGTCTAAAGCTAGAAAGAAAGTTGCGGAAGGCCTCTGAAAAGGTATCCAAACGTAGCAAAAGGGTGCTATTAGATAAGCCAGAGTTTAAACGGAGAAGGTAGAAGTCTCTTATTCTTCAGTAGTTtaatttttcatcttcttctagTCATGCAGAGTATTTATGGCACTTTAGCGACTATCTGAATATTTCAAGATGAGAGACATTGCCAAATTTTCTCGTGGATTAGTGGACATCTGAGCTGCTGCTTTGCGACTGGGTTTCCTCTGGAATAGACACCTGGGTACTCCCAGTTTCTACATTCCCTCCGCTCTCATTCTAAACGAGGGCTTCTGTTACTCCCGTAGCAATTTTATAGAATCCCAAAGAGTGTTTAATGCATGAGACATGCACATTCATCTATAGAATGTCTCTAGGTCACTCTGGAGACGGATGAGACACGTGGCATTTTCAGTACTCGACCCTCATCAGATCCATCCACAGCCTTATTCTACGACTTTACATATATTGACTATTTATAGAGGCTATCTACCCATTAAATAGTCCATAGAAAACTCCAGTGATACAGAAGAGTAGGAAAGTAAAGCTGCATGCAGACTTTGTAGGGACTCCACACTCCAGTAAAACATGAAGCTCATCATACTCACAACTCTACTAGGCCTTTGTATGGCCACACCAAGTCCAGCTCCAGTAGAGAAATCTCCAGCAAAAAAGGTAACGGCAAAGGTTACAATCGAGAAAAAGACAGTTCCCCAAAAACCAGCTTCAGATGTAAAAGGCCCTAAGCTGGCAACTACTTCGAACAATTCCAGATACCCAGTTACCAGAATTACAACTGTAGCGGATAATAAAGATCCGGAATCCGAGGAGCCGAAGCGAACTGAAACACTTCGAAGATACCAAAAGAAACAAATGGGAAAGAGAAACCCGTTTTTAGATCCACActatgaagatgaagcCTTGGAGAAGTTATTTGGAGTCGACGAAATGGAGCGAAATCCGTACCTCCATCCGGACGTCATTGAAGGGCGTGCATTTGTCAGTAAGAAGACTGGACTTATCTTTTACAAGGACGATTTCTACAGGGAAAAGAGAAAGGAGAGTAGAGCGGCACAGGAAGCAAGGATTATCGGGGCAAAGGTTGAGCCCATAGAGGGTAAGAGTGACTACAAGGAAGATCGAGATGGCAAATTTGACGAGTGGCTTGCCAAGTCCAAGGCTGTTGAAGTGGGTGCCAGAAAGTTGTACGAAGAAGCCAGGAGGAAGGTGGACAAAGTAGTCCTACCAGAGCCTAAGAAGAGATTCGGAGAAAGACTAGAGAAGATTCTTAAAAATGTCGAAGGAATCACCAAGGAGATTAAGGAACTTGAAAAGActgaaaagaagaataCATCCGAGGCGATTGAAAAGGCACTTGGGTACTTTTTAGGCCACTTTCAAACCCGTGCATTGATAAAGTCTGACGTTAGTGAACTCATTCTCGATGTTGCCAGAGAACAAGAGGATGGAGACGAAGTCCTCAAGATCCTGGAACAGTTTCTAGTAGCCCTTGAAAGGTCTCCACTGGCTTAGAAGCAGGTAGACCAATAGAcatcattctcaaaatTCATGATGCATGCAACATATTATTTCACAGAATGAGTGAAGCAAGATAGACAAGTGAACAAGCTAGTCACAAGTTGCAGATACTAGAAATAGCAACTGGATATGCAAAACAAAAATTAAAGATTATATTACACACCGTAAACAAGTCCCATAGCTTCTGAGAATCCCCCTTCGTCATGCGTCTTTGTGAGTACCCATTTTGCGCATTTTTTGGCGAGTTCCTTTGCGTTTGCGACTGCAAATGAGCCTCTAGACAAGTGCATAGCCTCTGTGTCATTATCACCGTCACCTATAAACCCATACTCATTTGGAGAGAGTCCATAGTGCTCCAGTAATTTTGATACTCCAAGAGCTTTTGTAACACCAGATGGGCTAAGTGTATATACCCAGTTGGATCTTGTTATCTTTTGAACATAGTCCACGCCTTCACGGAGGCCAGAGTGAGAAACATCAAAGGAGTAGTACTTTATTATAGAATACTCCTTCTCTATGAGTTCATCGAGAGGTGTAACTTCTGGAATTGGGAGTTTTCTGTCTAGAGTGAATTCCATAAGCTTCTCATCGATGCCCGCAAGTGAGTAGGAAGCAGTCTCTGTGTAGAAGATGCATTTGTCCTTGAGATTTTCAGCTTCCAAATGTTCGGCAAGTgtttttacaaattccCTAGAAAATGGCTTGGAATAAATGAGGTTTCCGTGTTCGTCGTAGACAACTGCTCCATTTTGGTATACACCTGGGTAGCCTTGATAACCTGTCTTTTCTGCAAAGCTTGTACCCAGTACTCCGAGGCCAGAGTTACGTGATCTCCCTAAATAACGTGATGAATTGAATGTATGTGAATGAAGCGTAGCGAAATGAATGCGAGCTACGGAATAGTgagtataatgtgagctatgtGAGCATTGAATGGGCGACGATACGCCAGTATGGGAGTCTCTATCTCTAGGGATGATGATGGCGTATTCCCTCAgtcatccttcttctagagactctttATGATCGTCCAGTACATCTTTCTCCTGTAGGTGGTTCCTTTCAGTCACCCAGCccctatactgcgtatactcTGACATCGATCACGCCTTGCATGAGATATCCAATGGCTAATGCCATTGATCTCGTCTCTAGAGACACACAGACTCCCATTCACTGCGCTCATATGGTCGCTATGGACCCTGCAGTCTGATGGTTCGCGTTCTTCTTACCTGTACATAGAAACGGCGTGTAACCCATCTTCCTGACCTTGGCAAAGGCATTaacattcttttcaaaggCTTCTTCATTGTGCGTAAAGAGTGTAGAATCTATATCAATCCCAAAATATTGAGGTTTCTCCATGGGAGTCTCCGGGGGACTAGATGCCTCCATTTTGCAGGCTACAGGTACCAGAGAAAGCGTGGTCAGTACTGTAGACAAGAATATAATAACTTGCACTCCAAGGTCAAGAAATACCAACGGTTGACGTTCCCTAGACAGAATAGCAGCCTATGTCACCCAGACAGATTCTGCGTCGTTTAGACAAGCAAAAGTCGCCACTAGACAGGCGAGAAGTGATGATTAAAGCGAGTGAAATTGGATGTTCTGCCAAACGATACCTAAAATGAACCACAAGTGTGTATTGAACGATTCCGTCCAAAAGACTATGGGGACGCAGTTATGCATGGACGAATCATGCTGGATGATCAAGGGCCATTCAAATGGGCACAAAGCCTGAAGTGTAAAGAATATTTCAAAGTGTGCCTGGAAGGTTAAAAAGGTGGAGAAATTCGCAGCGGGTAAGCTCATTTTGGCACCCGTGGAAAATTCCTCGATAGACATTCCCTTTTGCGCATCGACTCCTTTGTATCTGTCTTGGATCTTTTAGGTGTCCTTTATGTAGTCGCTGCTTCGTCTCTGTCTCCCAAGGCGTTGCATGCTCGCTCCCCTCAGAGCTGCGTTTGCACTCCCAGAATTTGCCATGATAAGGTCAAGATTCTCTTGAAAATTACCGCATGTATAAATGTAGTAATATGGCATGGCAGTCAGGATGAGAATAATGGGCTGTGAGAGCGGTTAGACAGTCCTAGTCACCCTAATGGCTCCTTCTAGACTCTGTTCCTGCCATATCAGTATGACCCAAAGTCCGGAGCAGACAACTCCATTCTGAGGATCTCCATACTTCCTCGGGACAAACTTTCATCCTTGTATGTTTTGGAGATACACAGACTCCCGTTGGTTGCctatgctcctatactgcgtatagCTGCCATTCTCTCTGGCCAAAAGTGGCGCATAAAAGAAGCCATTAGGTGTGATTTTATGGCGAACGTGATTTAGTCCAGAAGTGCATCTGAAATACCATAATCCATTGGCAAGTCTCAATCTTTTGTAAAAACTGAGTGATTGCTATGAATCTAAATAAAGTAATATATCTTTTcatataaacataccaaTCTCTCAATGTCTTAAAACTGAAATTTAAAGTCCAAATAAGAGACTCTGAACGAACAAAAGGAAATGTCCACTTTAGAGACATTTCCGATAAATTTAGGCTTACACACTTagataaatggttaaaTATATTCGAATAATTCAATTCTGACTCCAAATAAGGACTCGGAAGCCAAGAACGGCTAGAAGGCCGTCTAAAAACCACTGTATTCCATAATTCGCTAATTTAAACAATGAGTCCCGCAAAAAGGATACAAAAGGGCTCGCCATTCAGTCAAGGTAGCCTTCCGAGAAGGTCGCCGCGCCTAAATCAAAAGATGTGTGATGATGACACACAAATGCTAATTGTAACAAGTGAAAACTCAACTACAGAAGCAGAATCTGCTTCTAGTGAGGCGTTCTGGACGCCAATGGAGATAagtgaagaggaagatgatcaAATGGAAATCATCGACCTAACACCTCCAAACTATCAAGCTGATGAGGTCGAAATCCTGCTAACAGGAACTCCGCCAAGTCCAAGCGATAATTCAATTAGAGTATTAGAACCTAAAGAGGTTAATTCGCAATtaccagaagattctaGTCCGATAGAAGAACCAGGATCGTCTGATAGAACATCCTGCTTCACAGACGAAGAAGAATCCTGCAACAACGCAGCTCAAAATAGGTTAACTCGAGCCCCGGGTGAAatgcaatgtggacctgaataTAATCAAAACAACTATTTAAAcaaacaggtggcgacttgtacAACTACCCAGAATAGACAGGGGAACAAAAGACCTTCTAAACAGCAGCggaaagaaaatgaaaataataaaataataGCTCTAAAAGTAATGTTAGATGGTACGGACGAACCAGAGAAGATTTGGCCAGCATGTGTATTGCACAAGGTCCAACAAAGCCTAGGTAAAGTCCCAAAGTTCGGATGGCAACACATCCACGAAGCCTATAAGGCAAGATTTTCTAATGATATAGACTTGGAAAAACTCCAAGATCTGGCTAGGAAAGGATTAAGAAATAACTTACACTTAAAACTACCCTCTGATGAAGAGCTCATGCTGCGAGCCGATGAACTCCCGGAGAACTCTCTAAAGGAGCTACGTaggaaaataaacatcAAAGAGGATATAAATAGAAAGCTGGTCCTAATGGAACAATATGAAATCGAGGAGGCCGAAAGGACTTACAAGATTTACTCACAGAGATTCCAGGAAACAACATTTCAGTACATCCTGGACGAGTTAGGATCCTACTTACTAGAAATCTCAAATCAACCAAGAGACTTCTCAGAAGCCACAAGAATATTGCAAGCAGTCCAACTGTCATATCACCACGTAACATACAAGGAATGGGAACCCTCCAATTGGAAGGAAAACATGGAATTTAAGATAGCAGGATTCAAGTACACTAAGGAACTGATTGACAGAGAAGAACTGTACGACTTGTCTAGAGAAGAACGTGGTCGGGCTATACAATACATGAAAAACAAAGggaagattctggaaaacCCCCAACACCGACTCGAAGAAAAAGTAGCCTTAGACAATAATATACTCATATACCAAACAAAAATTGATAGGAGTGAAGAGAGGATACAATTCAACTTGGACAATAGCAACTTCGAGAAGAACACGAAaaaattcttcagaaaTCTATTGAACCAAGGACAATCTCGAGATCACCCGTCTCCAGTGGAAATGGAGATACACTGGTCCCCTGTGTGGGACGCCAGAACTATAAATCCAGAAAAGTTCGAAAGGTACCTATATCTCAACCCTACAGTTGTAAGGGAAGAGAAAGACTTCATCTCcgaagaagaattttatgaGATCATCAAAGGACTCCCAGACTGGAAAGCATGTGGAGTCGATGGAGTatacaacttcttcattaaGAGAACAACACATTTGCACCCCTTCTTGTATAAACTAACAAAACAAGCATGCATGGAACCCCATAAAATACCTCAATGGTTTGGAAAGGGAATAACATACTTGATCAAGAAGAGCAACGAAACAACGCCAAGCAACTACCGTCCGATAACCTGCATGTCTAACTTGTACAAACTGGTAACAAAATGTGTCTACAGGGTGTTAATTGGAATTGTACAGGAGAGAAGATTGCTGTCGGAAGCGCAATTGGCCACGGTTAAAGGAGTCCAAGGGGCAAAGGAACAAGCACTGTTGAACATTGCAATTAACAGGGCGCACAAGAACAATCTGAAAACATCATGGCTCGATATTAGAAAGGCATTCGATTCGATAGAccataaatatttacatgCCGTACTAGATCACCTGAATATCCCAGATTGGATTACTAACTTTATAAAGCATATCACTAGTGGATGGACAATAGACGTTAGATGTGGGAAAGAACCTATAATGGTGAAAAAGGTAACGAGAGGAATCCTCCAAGGAGACTCGTTATCACCACTTCTATTTGTACTATGCATGGATCCCCTGAGTAAAATCCTACACTCAGTTTACCCAACGGTAAAAGGAAAGATTGGAGAAAAACAGGAACATGGCTTGAACCACCTACTATTCATGGATGATATTAAACTATTCGCTGAAACTGACGAAATCCTAAAGAAAATGACGGACGAAGTCAAAATGTTCTGCGAAGCCTCAGGATTGGAAATAAACAGAGAAAAGTCAGCTACAAACTCGCCTCTCTGCGAAGACACTGCAgtattactggaaggatCTGCAATGTACAAATACCTGGGTATAATGGAAGACAGATCAAGCATCCCATCGTTGGAGTCATGGGAAAAAATCCGAGCCGAAATTTTGGCAAGGGTTGAAAAATTAGCAAAAACCAAGCTGAACGGGAGAAACATGTTCAAGGCGATAAATATGTTTGCATTGTCCCTCCTGAACTACTACACTGGATTGCTAAGACTTTTACCGGATGATTTTGAGGCATTAGACTTGGACATCCGCAAAATATTGGTCAAACATAGGATACATTACCTAAACGCATCCCCTGAAAGACTCTACCTTAAAAGAGATCAATGCGGACGGGGACTAGCATCAGCAACCTTTAGATCTGAAAAGATGTTGCTAACATTCTGGGACACCTTGAGAAAAGGTAGTGAGACATCCACACGCCGTGCATTGATAATgaaaattgaaaatgaagaccTCACCCACATGTCACGCATAGAAGGATTTGTCAGACGCAAATACGAAAAAGTTAACAATGGGGGAATACGAATAGGAGATGACAATATCAATGAGatgcaaaggagaagtCTGTTCCACTCACTTTCACAAAAGAGATGCCACcctatattctttaaacaactGAATGGAGACAACCTAATTGATAGGAAGGAATCTGCACTCTGGCTAACACATGGAAACATTTCAGCCCGAGACGAAGCAGCCTACTGCGCTCTCCAAGACAGAAACATCTTCATGGGAAACTATGACAAATGCAAACACTGCAAAGGAGCAACAGCTACTGTAGACCACCTGGCCACATGCTGTGAACGTAAACTAGCCTTTGATTACACTAGGCGACATAACGAAGTactgaaatgtgtatctcTCCACCTGTGCCGCATGTTCAAcctaataaaaagaaagaaaataaaaggatatgtgATGCAGGAGACAGTTACTGACGGCACAAATGAACTTAGGATCGATACTGCTGTTAAGACGGACGCCAGGATAACGAACAATAGACCTGATATCCAACTCTACGACaggagaaataaaaggatatttatagtcGAAGTCGGAATCACGTGTCCAACTAAGGTTTCAGATACGgaatattataaacaaAGGAAATACGATGTCCTTGCAAAAGAACTATGCTgcatccataatatgcCAGCATGCACCGTTCCAATAGTATACTCTTGGGATGGACTGGTCACAAAATACCACGCAAAGCACCTAGAGAAAATCGCGGTGcccataaaaatcagagCCTACATGCAGACTAGAGTACTACGTACCACCTTAGATTCGGTAACTCATGAtcgaagaagaggagttgaagaaagagaaccagaagaaaagctggaagacatcTTCGAAAGGTTCCTCGGAAACctcgacaaagaggaaaaacctcttgaagaggaagaagtggaaaacGAACTCGAATTCTCTCGCGACCGAGTAATAAGGatcaggaagaaaataaaacgTAGAAGAACcgctgcttctagaaggtctgaaggcccccaaaacctacggaaaatccgtaggaTCTACAAGGGTAGAAACTAATAACAcacatataacacaacccctacacctagggcagGCTAATTAGCATCCATTGGCTCCCCGGATAAATTTTCAGCGGACGTTGTCATCAGGATTGAGTAGTATAATGAGGTAGAAAGAGCTACTCACGACTCTGTGAGATTAGCATCCTCTCAATTGTGTATGCAACTCTTTCTTGCTCCTTCTCTAGATTAATGGGTCATTTTTTAGAGTATTAACATTCTGAGATTAGGACAATCCGTAATCCTAAAACAATTGCGTTTATTTTTCCTTGAATCCCTGTAGACACAATTCCTCTTCATTAAGAATTAGACAAACATATTCTTGGTTAAACCATTAGTTTCACAAGATTATATTTCAGGTTACATTGTGAAATCTAGAGTGACTCAGAAGATTGGTTTGAATATTGGTAGGGGTGATTTCGGCTAGCTAAAAGATGCTTTACATCTCTGGTACCCACAATCCTGGCACAAACAATTTTCTCTTACCATGATAATATAATCTACTGCTTTAAAACTGcgattcttcatcttggTTTATCTTGTCCACTTATGCCACTTGCTAATGATCCAGTCAATTTTATAAGCCATAAGTGTGATTCCAACAATTAAACCAGTGAGTGTTATAAAAAACATAACGGATATTATGGTTCTCCTAGCTTTACTCATTCTGAAGGATTTGGAGATTCGGTCCAGCGTCTCCTTCATATTTTTAGTATCCTCTACTTCCACCCACTGGTAATTGCCAACATGCTCATAATAGAGGTATTTGCATTCTCCTCCATCATTTTGATTGGTAAAGATGAGAAGTAGCGGTCTTTTAAGCTTTACATCACCTCTTTTGTAGTAGACAGTCAAACTTGTAAATTGCTTCTCTCTTAACCCTTCCAATCCATAAAACTCTCCACGCTTATGACAAAGGTTTCCAAGAATGATTTTTGGGGGATTTTTTGCATCATTAATCTCTTCTGTGACTTCTTTTAGCGGTTCATGGGTCGTAGATTCCGATTCAGAGTTGGTCAACCTTGAGGATCCAACTGCAGTGTGAATATATGCAGAATAGTTTTTAAGCTCATTTTGTGAGTATTTTGCCTCTAAGATAACATCTTTACGCGTAAAATTTACCCTTTGAACATTTACAGCAGTACTGTCACCGTAACCATACCGAGTGGACATATCGAGATAAATGGTGAATATTCCATTATGTTTGTGATTCATCATGTTcagagtttttaaaatgttgttTTTGTTTACATTCTCATTTTTCCAGTTTCTATCTCCGTTGTTTACGTAATAAATCGAGTCAGTAGAGGTATTCACTCTCAACATTAGTGGTCTGGTATCTTCATGAGAAGACCAGTAATAAACTGAAATAGAGTGTAAAGAGTCTTCTGGTAAATCTATATCTTGTTTTTCTCCGCGATATTGAATGTGAGAGACGAAAAAATCGAGTCCAAGTTCAGGTCTGTGTTCAAATGTCTCATATCCGTTAGGAGGGTCTTTAAAGAACATTCCCGCCCTGTACTTTACAGAAATACTTCCCagatatttaaaattccaaaagtcACTCCCATGATGCCGGTAGTTTTTCATTTGATCGATTTCTATTATGATAGGTGGATGTTCCATGAGCGCAGTAGAATCGCATTGTGAGTCATCCTCCAGGCATTTATAATTCaattcatcctttagaGATTGGACTAGTTCTATAGATCTTGTTATAAATGTTCTGATCGCCAATCTAATCCCATGTTTCCATTCCTCTGAGTGGGAAAGCATTTCTTTTTCTCCCTTTATATTTCCTGAGTTTAAGAACTTGAGATTGTCCAAAAGAACTTTAGAAGCCTTGTATAAGTTAGATAATATGATCTCAAGTGTGCCTTTAAGGGGTTTAATCGCCTTTTCTATGACATTTTCGTATTCCTGTCTAGCCTCCGACATCTCATTTTCAAAACTACAGGTTATTGTATGCAACATATTTACTTCATTTTCATACTTGTTCTTTGCCGAAAAGTGTTTTACTTTGGCGTTTCCCACGGTAGATGTGACTGCAGAAAGAGTGGCCTCCTGTAGTTCTCTCTTGGCATTATCCCAGTCTTTTTTGGCTTTGTCTATCAAACCACTATATCTTCTAGTAGCATCCTGTATACCTGATGTACTGTTCTTCTTTTTGCGTTTATAATCATCCCTCGCACTTTTGTATTCCTCATTATCCGCAAGTAAATTGTCCGTCAGGATATCCATGGCATTCTCTATCCTGTCTATTTCAGACTCCATATTGTCAAGTTTttcatctagtttctcaaTAACCCCTACAATATCTGTCAGAAAAACCTGTAAAAGGGCATTCAGTGGGATTCTTATTGATGACGATGTCAGACATTCAAATGTCCGTTCAACCTCCGTCTGAAGTTGGAACATTTTCTCTGTCTgattcatcttttccagacTCTCAATATAATGGCTAATGTCTTCGCTGtcatgttcatatttgtcttcatcttcattaaCATCCACTTGAGATACGTCGGCCATGGCACTGATTATGATACCATTAAGCCCTTTAAGAAGTGATTCCGCTCTATAATtctttggagaatctggaacaGCTTCTTCAGAGTCGAATTCTAGAATCTCGTTCCAGATTTTACTCCCTCCATTGCGTATGGCTTCAACAAGTTCGTTTTCCTTCGTCTCCTCAGTTTCATCCAGAGCTCTCGTTAGTTTTACAATCGCCGTTCCATTTCCCTTATTTATTCTATATGTTTCTATTGCTCTCTCTATGTTCCTTTTGTATCTGCTCTGGATCTTTTGAATTACGGCTCCATTGAGGCCACGTATTTTCTCGAATATCTTTTGGTATTCGCCCTTTTTCTCCACTCTCTCTTCTTCAGCCTTCTTTACCATATCTCCAAGGCATGTTAGGATAATGTTCGCCCTTTTAATGTGCATACATGCAGCGCCAATGCTAGTGAGGGACGGAATATTCTTTAGTGATTTAAGGGTCTCTATGATGGATTCTAGGGAGTTATCGGAATGTTTGCATTCTTTTGGAGATGAAACTGATATGTTTGAACGATCAGTATGTCTGGGAGACTCAACTTCATCCTGGATAGTGATTATAGATTCCTTTGGAATTATTTCCATCGGAGGGTCAATATCAACTTGACAAGTTTTGCTGTAAAGGTTTTCTGGAACAATGTCTGTCATTAATAGATCCATTGTCTCATTGCGGGTATTTATTCCTACCAAAATAGCTTCCAAATCTTCAATAATCTTCCAGAGCGGTATCTCAATCACGAGATCTAAAATTGCTCCAGCTTTGTCGAATGACCCCTTACAAATTTCAACTGCAATCAAGAGGCCATCTACAACATCCCTTGTCTGTAATAACCT contains:
- a CDS encoding haloacid dehalogenase-like hydrolase family member protein (encoded by transcript BEWA_000680A) codes for the protein MEASSPPETPMEKPQYFGIDIDSTLFTHNEEAFEKNVNAFAKVRKMGYTPFLCTGRSRNSGLGVLGTSFAEKTGYQGYPGVYQNGAVVYDEHGNLIYSKPFSREFVKTLAEHLEAENLKDKCIFYTETASYSLAGIDEKLMEFTLDRKLPIPEVTPLDELIEKEYSIIKYYSFDVSHSGLREGVDYVQKITRSNWVYTLSPSGVTKALGVSKLLEHYGLSPNEYGFIGDGDNDTEAMHLSRGSFAVANAKELAKKCAKWVLTKTHDEGGFSEAMGLVYGV
- a CDS encoding reverse transcriptase domain-containing protein (encoded by transcript BEWA_000690A), giving the protein MCDDDTQMLIVTSENSTTEAESASSEAFWTPMEISEEEDDQMEIIDLTPPNYQADEVEILLTGTPPSPSDNSIRVLEPKEVNSQLPEDSSPIEEPGSSDRTSCFTDEEESCNNAAQNRLTRAPGEMQCGPEYNQNNYLNKQVATCTTTQNRQGNKRPSKQQRKENENNKIIALKVMLDGTDEPEKIWPACVLHKVQQSLGKVPKFGWQHIHEAYKARFSNDIDLEKLQDLARKGLRNNLHLKLPSDEELMLRADELPENSLKELRRKINIKEDINRKLVLMEQYEIEEAERTYKIYSQRFQETTFQYILDELGSYLLEISNQPRDFSEATRILQAVQLSYHHVTYKEWEPSNWKENMEFKIAGFKYTKELIDREELYDLSREERGRAIQYMKNKGKILENPQHRLEEKVALDNNILIYQTKIDRSEERIQFNLDNSNFEKNTKKFFRNLLNQGQSRDHPSPVEMEIHWSPVWDARTINPEKFERYLYLNPTVVREEKDFISEEEFYEIIKGLPDWKACGVDGVYNFFIKRTTHLHPFLYKLTKQACMEPHKIPQWFGKGITYLIKKSNETTPSNYRPITCMSNLYKLVTKCVYRVLIGIVQERRLLSEAQLATVKGVQGAKEQALLNIAINRAHKNNLKTSWLDIRKAFDSIDHKYLHAVLDHLNIPDWITNFIKHITSGWTIDVRCGKEPIMVKKVTRGILQGDSLSPLLFVLCMDPLSKILHSVYPTVKGKIGEKQEHGLNHLLFMDDIKLFAETDEILKKMTDEVKMFCEASGLEINREKSATNSPLCEDTAVLLEGSAMYKYLGIMEDRSSIPSLESWEKIRAEILARVEKLAKTKLNGRNMFKAINMFALSLLNYYTGLLRLLPDDFEALDLDIRKILVKHRIHYLNASPERLYLKRDQCGRGLASATFRSEKMLLTFWDTLRKGSETSTRRALIMKIENEDLTHMSRIEGFVRRKYEKVNNGGIRIGDDNINEMQRRSLFHSLSQKRCHPIFFKQLNGDNLIDRKESALWLTHGNISARDEAAYCALQDRNIFMGNYDKCKHCKGATATVDHLATCCERKLAFDYTRRHNEVLKCVSLHLCRMFNLIKRKKIKGYVMQETVTDGTNELRIDTAVKTDARITNNRPDIQLYDRRNKRIFIVEVGITCPTKVSDTEYYKQRKYDVLAKELCCIHNMPACTVPIVYSWDGLVTKYHAKHLEKIAVPIKIRAYMQTRVLRTTLDSVTHDRRRGVEEREPEEKLEDIFERFLGNLDKEEKPLEEEEVENELEFSRDRVIRIRKKIKRRRTAASRRSEGPQNLRKIRRIYKGRN
- a CDS encoding signal peptide-containing protein (encoded by transcript BEWA_000670A), which codes for MKLIILTTLLGLCMATPSPAPVEKSPAKKVTAKVTIEKKTVPQKPASDVKGPKLATTSNNSRYPVTRITTVADNKDPESEEPKRTETLRRYQKKQMGKRNPFLDPHYEDEALEKLFGVDEMERNPYLHPDVIEGRAFVSKKTGLIFYKDDFYREKRKESRAAQEARIIGAKVEPIEGKSDYKEDRDGKFDEWLAKSKAVEVGARKLYEEARRKVDKVVLPEPKKRFGERLEKILKNVEGITKEIKELEKTEKKNTSEAIEKALGYFLGHFQTRALIKSDVSELILDVAREQEDGDEVLKILEQFLVALERSPLA